In Nocardioides sp. JQ2195, a genomic segment contains:
- a CDS encoding thymidine kinase produces the protein MAELHFFTGTMDSGKSTLALQTNHNHAARGRIGRIFTTHDRAGEALLSSRLGLTHQALEVTADFDFWKYVVDTLTQGGRIDYLICDEAQFYTPEQIDQLAKVTDELQIDVFAFGILTDFRSRLFPGSARLVELADRMNVLQVEALCWCGKRATHNARTENGAMVTEGDVVVVGDVEERDAEPAEVSYEVLCRQHHRRKLTSARAKAVSLAPDPLPFG, from the coding sequence GTGGCTGAACTTCACTTCTTCACCGGGACCATGGACTCGGGCAAGAGCACCTTGGCGCTCCAGACGAACCACAACCACGCGGCGAGGGGCCGGATCGGCCGGATCTTCACCACCCACGACCGGGCCGGCGAGGCACTGTTGTCCTCGCGCCTCGGGCTGACCCACCAGGCCCTCGAGGTCACCGCCGACTTCGACTTCTGGAAGTACGTCGTCGACACCCTCACCCAGGGTGGGCGCATCGACTACCTGATCTGCGACGAGGCCCAGTTCTACACACCGGAGCAGATCGACCAGCTCGCCAAGGTCACCGACGAGCTCCAGATCGACGTGTTCGCCTTCGGGATCCTCACGGACTTCCGCTCGCGACTGTTCCCCGGCAGTGCCCGGCTGGTGGAGCTGGCCGACCGGATGAACGTGCTCCAGGTCGAGGCGCTCTGCTGGTGCGGCAAGCGAGCCACCCACAACGCCCGCACCGAGAACGGCGCCATGGTCACCGAGGGTGATGTCGTCGTGGTCGGCGACGTCGAGGAGCGGGACGCCGAGCCTGCCGAGGTGTCCTACGAGGTGTTGTGCCGTCAGCACCACCGCCGCAAGCTCACCTCGGCCCGGGCCAAGGCCGTCTCGCTCGCCCCCGACCCGCTGCCCTTCGGCTGA
- the sepH gene encoding septation protein SepH, translating into MLHLTLAGLSADNKRLLLVSDTGEEYSLTIDRHLRAALRGEHARLGQLEIQMESTLRPRDIQTRIRAGESPESVAQAAQTTVEKILPFANPVLAERAHIAQRAQRASVRRKAGDQGARTLGEAVAAQLSPLGVSTEVVEWDSWRREDGRWALTGDYTVGKRKGSAKFAFDAPGNYVTVENDDARWLVGEQVSGSAKPERRDDLKQARQRRLSAVPEDELPLGDDAIEIANETAAPQHEVPRDRAATDRTATDPTAADAGSHTADEESTVDLTETAERVRAPEADEEPALSPTPEPLAETPDDAEAPSSSKDSDDDRAAAAQEVTEPKPARKPARKKGRASVPSWDEIMFGGGKQD; encoded by the coding sequence ATGTTGCACCTCACGCTCGCAGGGTTGAGCGCGGACAACAAACGCCTGCTCCTGGTCAGCGACACCGGTGAGGAATACAGCCTCACCATCGACCGACACCTCCGGGCCGCCCTGCGCGGCGAGCATGCTCGACTCGGCCAGTTGGAGATTCAGATGGAAAGCACCCTCCGTCCGCGCGACATCCAGACCCGCATCCGCGCTGGGGAGTCGCCGGAGTCCGTGGCACAGGCGGCGCAGACAACCGTCGAGAAGATCCTGCCGTTCGCCAATCCGGTGCTGGCCGAACGCGCCCACATCGCCCAGCGCGCCCAACGTGCCTCCGTGCGCCGCAAGGCCGGCGACCAGGGTGCCCGCACCCTCGGTGAGGCCGTGGCCGCCCAGCTGAGCCCGTTGGGAGTCTCCACCGAGGTGGTCGAATGGGACTCCTGGCGACGTGAGGACGGCCGCTGGGCCCTGACCGGCGACTACACCGTCGGCAAGCGCAAGGGCTCCGCGAAGTTCGCCTTCGACGCCCCGGGCAACTACGTCACCGTCGAGAACGACGACGCACGGTGGTTGGTCGGCGAGCAGGTCTCCGGTTCAGCCAAGCCCGAGCGACGAGACGACCTGAAGCAGGCCCGCCAGCGTCGGCTGAGCGCGGTCCCGGAGGACGAGCTGCCCCTGGGTGACGATGCGATCGAGATCGCCAACGAGACCGCAGCGCCCCAGCACGAGGTCCCGCGCGACCGGGCCGCGACCGACCGGACGGCGACTGACCCGACTGCGGCCGACGCCGGCTCGCACACGGCGGACGAGGAGTCGACGGTCGACCTGACCGAGACCGCCGAGCGGGTTCGTGCCCCGGAAGCCGATGAGGAGCCGGCTCTCTCACCCACGCCCGAGCCGCTCGCCGAGACCCCCGACGACGCCGAGGCACCGTCGTCGTCGAAGGACAGCGACGACGACCGCGCTGCCGCCGCGCAGGAGGTGACCGAGCCCAAGCCTGCCCGCAAGCCGGCTCGCAAGAAGGGCCGCGCCTCCGTGCCGAGCTGGGACGAGATCATGTTCGGCGGCGGCAAGCAGGACTAG
- a CDS encoding D-arabinono-1,4-lactone oxidase, with protein MTQWRNWSGLESATPSDVLTPTTPADVVDAVTEAAERGSPVKMVGTGHSFTSISAPEGVMLRPDALAGILDVDRDAMTVTALAGTPLHVLNTELARLGLSLHNMGDIHEQTLAGATSTGTHGTGGLKASLSAQVSGLELVTGDGSVINASATQNPDVFAAARLGLGALGILTQLTFDVEPLGVLLAHEQPMLWDEALERYGEFVAESHHCDMYWFPHTDRMQVKRNYRQDLAPADAEPLSRFRAWLDDDFLANTAFGAINAIGNRVPSLVPRFNEMSGRLLSERSYSDIPYKVFTSPRRVVFREMEYAVPREVGLAALREVRRLIEASDWRISFPVEIRMTPADDLTLGTSTGRESIYLAFHVNQHTDHTAYFRGVEEILTSYDGRPHWGKVHTRTAADLAPTYPRWQEFLDLRDRLDPNRLFANSYLERVLGN; from the coding sequence ATGACGCAATGGCGCAACTGGTCTGGCCTCGAGTCCGCGACGCCCAGCGACGTCCTGACGCCGACGACCCCTGCCGACGTGGTCGACGCGGTCACCGAGGCAGCGGAACGAGGCAGCCCGGTGAAGATGGTCGGCACCGGCCACAGCTTCACGTCGATCTCCGCGCCCGAGGGCGTCATGCTGCGCCCGGACGCCCTCGCCGGCATCCTCGACGTCGACCGTGACGCGATGACGGTGACCGCGCTGGCCGGCACTCCCCTCCACGTGCTCAACACCGAGCTGGCCCGCCTCGGGCTGTCGCTGCACAACATGGGCGACATCCACGAGCAGACCCTCGCTGGGGCGACCAGCACCGGCACGCACGGCACCGGCGGGCTCAAGGCATCGCTCTCCGCCCAGGTGTCCGGGCTCGAGCTGGTGACCGGCGACGGTTCCGTGATCAATGCCTCGGCGACCCAGAACCCCGATGTCTTCGCGGCCGCACGACTCGGCCTCGGGGCACTCGGCATCCTCACCCAGCTCACCTTCGACGTCGAACCCCTCGGGGTGCTCCTCGCCCACGAGCAGCCGATGCTGTGGGACGAGGCACTCGAGCGCTACGGCGAGTTCGTCGCGGAGAGCCACCACTGCGACATGTACTGGTTCCCGCACACCGACCGGATGCAGGTCAAGCGCAACTACCGCCAGGACCTGGCACCCGCTGATGCGGAGCCGCTCTCCCGCTTCAGGGCGTGGCTCGACGACGACTTCCTGGCCAACACCGCCTTCGGCGCGATCAACGCCATCGGCAACCGGGTGCCATCCCTGGTGCCGCGGTTCAACGAGATGTCGGGCCGGCTGCTGTCGGAGCGCAGCTACAGCGACATCCCCTACAAGGTGTTCACCTCACCGCGTCGCGTGGTCTTCCGCGAGATGGAGTACGCCGTCCCACGCGAGGTCGGACTGGCCGCGCTGCGCGAGGTGCGCAGGCTGATCGAGGCCTCCGACTGGCGGATCAGCTTCCCGGTCGAGATCCGGATGACGCCGGCCGACGACCTCACGCTCGGCACTTCCACCGGACGCGAATCGATCTACCTCGCCTTCCACGTCAACCAGCACACCGACCACACGGCGTACTTCCGTGGGGTCGAGGAGATCCTGACGTCCTACGACGGCCGCCCGCACTGGGGCAAGGTGCACACCCGAACCGCCGCCGACCTCGCCCCGACGTACCCGCGTTGGCAGGAGTTCCTCGACCTGCGTGACCGGCTCGACCCGAACCGGCTCTTCGCCAACTCCTACCTGGAGCGCGTGCTCGGCAACTGA
- a CDS encoding DUF5998 family protein, producing the protein MRNRGLTDPSDTFAALRAAIDRTGYYPDVVTSGVSDAVAGESVTAFYVHHEPTIERDEVRRHITVVVLTASRLILAHTDEHAGDDLLPQPYTSTSTEAISLSSVRSVVVTRMVANPTSGPQPAAEAVLTVGWGGVGRIDLEPAACADPQCEADHGYTGMLASDDFSLRVSAAAEGHDAVTSLLEFAASLSAATHPNAAS; encoded by the coding sequence ATGCGCAACCGAGGCCTGACCGACCCCTCCGACACGTTCGCTGCCCTGCGTGCCGCCATCGACCGGACCGGCTACTACCCCGACGTGGTCACCAGCGGTGTCTCCGACGCAGTGGCCGGGGAGTCGGTGACCGCCTTCTACGTGCACCATGAGCCGACCATCGAGCGGGACGAAGTGCGCCGGCACATCACGGTCGTGGTGCTGACGGCCAGCCGCCTGATCCTGGCCCACACCGATGAGCACGCTGGCGACGACCTGCTGCCCCAGCCCTACACCTCGACCTCCACCGAGGCGATCTCGCTCTCGTCGGTGCGGTCGGTCGTGGTGACCCGCATGGTCGCCAACCCGACGTCGGGTCCGCAGCCTGCCGCTGAGGCCGTGCTGACGGTCGGGTGGGGTGGCGTCGGTCGCATCGACCTCGAGCCCGCCGCCTGCGCCGACCCCCAGTGCGAGGCCGACCACGGCTACACCGGCATGTTGGCCTCGGACGACTTCTCGCTCCGGGTGTCTGCTGCGGCTGAGGGCCACGACGCGGTCACCTCGCTGCTGGAGTTCGCGGCCAGCCTCTCTGCGGCCACACACCCCAACGCGGCGTCGTGA
- a CDS encoding sulfurtransferase, which yields MTGPLISVPELQRVLADVTVLDVRYRMGDPTGRTQHEAGHIPGAAYVDLDLDLAAPAGEGGRHPLPDADVFVEAMRRAGVSNRRPVVAYDDWSGHAAARAWWLLRHHGHQDVRVLDGGWAAWVAAGGEQENGGVSCQPGDFTGEPGSMPVVDAESVTGVDVLIDARAPERYRGEQEPVDPVAGHIPGAVNVPTDRNLDDHGHFRDPHELGELYAGVGASRDATVAAYCGSGVTAAHDVLALEVIGVPAALYPGSWSGWITDPNRPVETG from the coding sequence ATGACCGGCCCACTGATCTCCGTCCCAGAGCTGCAACGAGTCCTCGCTGACGTCACCGTGCTGGACGTCCGTTACCGCATGGGTGATCCGACGGGACGCACCCAGCACGAGGCCGGGCACATCCCGGGCGCGGCGTACGTCGACCTCGACCTGGACCTCGCCGCGCCCGCTGGCGAGGGCGGCCGGCACCCCTTGCCTGACGCCGACGTCTTCGTCGAGGCGATGCGACGGGCGGGGGTCAGCAACCGGCGTCCGGTCGTGGCGTACGACGACTGGTCCGGCCACGCTGCCGCCCGGGCCTGGTGGCTGCTCCGGCACCACGGGCACCAGGACGTGCGGGTCCTCGACGGCGGGTGGGCAGCCTGGGTTGCCGCCGGAGGCGAGCAGGAGAACGGCGGTGTCTCGTGCCAGCCCGGCGATTTCACCGGTGAGCCGGGCTCCATGCCCGTGGTCGATGCGGAGTCGGTGACCGGGGTGGACGTGCTGATCGACGCCCGGGCGCCCGAGCGCTACCGGGGCGAGCAGGAACCGGTCGATCCCGTCGCCGGTCACATCCCGGGAGCAGTGAACGTGCCGACCGACCGCAACCTCGACGACCACGGCCACTTCCGTGACCCGCACGAGCTGGGTGAGCTCTATGCCGGGGTCGGTGCGTCTCGGGACGCGACCGTGGCCGCCTACTGCGGCTCCGGGGTCACCGCAGCCCACGACGTGCTCGCCCTCGAGGTGATCGGCGTCCCGGCTGCGCTCTACCCGGGATCGTGGAGCGGGTGGATCACCGACCCGAACCGGCCGGTCGAGACCGGCTGA
- a CDS encoding SDR family oxidoreductase, protein MSYFVTGATGFIGRFFVEELLENREGDIFVLCRASSLPRMERLIARWGSDRVQPVIGDLGSPDLGVDPQWIAEHVGSIEHFFHLAAIYDMTADDSTNDAMNVEGTRYALSLAATLEVGCFHQVSSVAAAGSYHGAFDETMFDEGQTLPSPYHRTKFESEKLVRESGLPWRVYRPAIVVGHSETGAMDKVDGPYYLFPVLKRLRDALPSWLPLVGIDLGDTNVVPVDYVAKAMDHLAHVPGHDNKAFHLVNPEPQPVVEMLNAFCSAAGAPQFAQPLDRSVTSRPFSGLPRSLRPMSLANAAIRSTPMQLVLGQTVGRAGIPPEVLAHTSFEPTFDSRRTEQALAGSGISVPVLESYSRLLWNYWEENLDQTTGRDPETRKALAGKHVVITGASSGIGQVTALKVAQAGGIPVLVARGKEKLEDLRLTIEMRGGTAHVFPCDLSDLEAIDTLCEQLSTELPSIDFLVNNAGRSIRRSIKLSHDRFHDFERTMQLNYFGAIRLIMGLFPTMREQRRSHIVNISSIGVQTNPPRFSAYVASKAALDAWSNVVASEVVGDGITFTSIHMPLVKTPMIAPTKLYDKFPTISPAQAADVVIKALVERPHEVNTALGNAGAVAHTVAPKAAFRLLNMAYHVFPDSAAARGDEDGKRESEQILLARLFKGVHW, encoded by the coding sequence ATGTCGTATTTTGTGACCGGCGCCACGGGTTTCATCGGCCGCTTCTTCGTCGAGGAGCTCCTCGAGAACCGCGAGGGCGACATCTTCGTCCTGTGCCGTGCCTCCTCCCTGCCCCGCATGGAACGGCTCATCGCGAGATGGGGCTCGGACCGTGTGCAGCCCGTCATCGGTGACCTCGGCTCACCTGACCTCGGGGTCGACCCGCAGTGGATCGCCGAGCACGTGGGCAGCATCGAGCACTTCTTCCACCTCGCCGCGATCTATGACATGACCGCGGACGACTCGACCAACGACGCGATGAACGTCGAGGGCACCCGCTACGCACTCTCCCTGGCCGCCACCCTGGAGGTCGGGTGCTTCCACCAGGTCTCCTCCGTCGCGGCAGCCGGCAGCTACCACGGGGCCTTCGACGAGACCATGTTCGACGAGGGCCAGACGCTGCCCTCGCCCTACCACCGCACGAAGTTCGAGTCCGAGAAGCTGGTCCGGGAGTCCGGCCTGCCGTGGCGCGTCTATCGACCTGCCATCGTCGTCGGGCACTCCGAGACCGGGGCGATGGACAAGGTGGACGGCCCCTACTACCTCTTCCCCGTCCTGAAGCGACTGCGCGACGCGTTGCCGTCCTGGTTGCCGTTGGTGGGCATCGACCTCGGGGACACCAACGTGGTCCCGGTCGACTACGTCGCCAAGGCGATGGATCATCTGGCGCACGTGCCGGGCCACGACAACAAAGCGTTCCACCTGGTCAACCCCGAGCCGCAGCCGGTCGTGGAGATGCTCAACGCCTTCTGCAGTGCGGCCGGCGCGCCCCAGTTCGCCCAACCCCTGGACCGGTCGGTCACGTCGCGCCCGTTCAGTGGCCTCCCCCGGTCGCTGCGGCCCATGTCGCTGGCCAATGCCGCGATCCGCAGCACGCCCATGCAGCTGGTGCTCGGCCAGACCGTGGGGCGAGCCGGGATTCCTCCGGAGGTGTTGGCGCACACCTCGTTCGAGCCGACCTTCGACTCCCGGCGCACCGAGCAGGCCCTGGCCGGCTCGGGCATCTCGGTCCCGGTGCTGGAGTCCTACTCGCGGTTGCTGTGGAACTACTGGGAGGAGAACCTCGACCAGACCACGGGGCGCGACCCGGAGACTCGCAAGGCCCTGGCCGGCAAGCACGTCGTGATCACCGGCGCCTCCTCCGGCATCGGACAGGTCACCGCCCTCAAGGTGGCCCAGGCCGGCGGCATCCCGGTGCTGGTGGCGCGGGGCAAGGAGAAGCTGGAGGACCTTCGCCTGACCATCGAGATGCGCGGCGGAACGGCCCATGTGTTCCCCTGCGACCTGTCCGACCTCGAGGCCATCGACACGTTGTGCGAGCAGCTGAGCACCGAGCTGCCCAGCATCGACTTCCTGGTCAACAACGCCGGACGCTCCATCCGTCGGTCGATCAAGCTCAGCCACGACCGGTTCCACGACTTCGAGCGCACCATGCAGCTCAACTACTTCGGCGCCATCCGACTGATCATGGGCCTGTTCCCGACGATGCGGGAGCAGAGGCGGTCCCACATCGTCAACATCAGCTCGATCGGCGTCCAGACCAACCCCCCGCGCTTCTCGGCGTACGTCGCCTCGAAGGCAGCGCTCGACGCGTGGAGCAACGTGGTGGCCTCCGAGGTCGTCGGCGACGGCATCACCTTCACCAGCATCCACATGCCGCTGGTGAAGACGCCGATGATCGCCCCGACCAAGCTCTACGACAAGTTCCCCACCATCTCACCGGCCCAGGCCGCGGACGTGGTGATCAAGGCACTCGTCGAGAGACCGCACGAGGTCAACACCGCGCTCGGCAACGCCGGCGCGGTCGCCCACACCGTGGCACCGAAGGCGGCGTTCCGGTTGCTGAACATGGCCTACCACGTGTTCCCCGACTCCGCCGCCGCCCGGGGCGACGAGGACGGCAAGCGCGAGAGCGAGCAGATCCTCCTGGCCCGCCTCTTCAAGGGCGTGCACTGGTGA
- a CDS encoding MFS transporter, with product MLSSYRRVLATPGGWQFSLAGFAGRLPVSMVSLGIVLLVSAHTGSYGLAGTVASAYLLANAVFAVIHGRLADRFGQHLALPAAQLLFTVSLSLMIWAVQVEASHWLVHLLAAVSGAALPQVGACVRARWAHVLPDKRSVQTAFALEAVVDEGVFVTGPTLATFLATAWHPVAGLVTAITCGLIGTLVLALQRGTQPPARRQRPVETHRARMPWATVIPLAILCLALGTIFGAAEVITVAFAEEQGAKQWAGPLLTAWALGSLTAGVASGVVPWRTPPATRAMWGTVALALTMAPLPFVDSMWVMAGLLLLSGMAIAPTLIATMSATEEAVPASRVTEGMSILQTGMGIGIAPGAAIAGLVIDAHGASPAYLVPLAAGLLGAAAAASSRRPVTSST from the coding sequence GTGTTGTCCTCCTACCGCCGTGTGCTCGCCACCCCGGGCGGTTGGCAGTTCAGCCTCGCCGGGTTCGCCGGCCGGCTCCCGGTCTCGATGGTCAGCCTCGGCATCGTGCTGCTCGTCTCGGCCCACACCGGCTCCTACGGTCTCGCCGGGACCGTCGCGTCGGCGTACCTGCTCGCCAACGCGGTCTTCGCCGTCATCCACGGCCGGTTGGCGGACCGATTCGGCCAGCACCTCGCTCTGCCGGCGGCCCAGCTGCTGTTCACGGTGTCGCTGTCGCTGATGATCTGGGCGGTGCAGGTGGAGGCCTCCCACTGGCTCGTCCACCTGCTCGCCGCTGTCTCCGGCGCCGCACTCCCCCAGGTGGGTGCCTGCGTACGTGCCCGGTGGGCCCACGTGCTGCCCGACAAGCGCTCGGTCCAGACGGCCTTCGCCCTGGAGGCCGTGGTCGACGAAGGAGTGTTCGTCACCGGGCCGACGCTGGCCACCTTTCTCGCCACCGCCTGGCACCCCGTCGCCGGCCTGGTCACCGCGATCACCTGCGGACTCATCGGCACGCTGGTCCTGGCCCTCCAACGCGGCACCCAGCCCCCTGCCCGGAGACAGCGGCCGGTCGAGACCCACCGCGCGCGCATGCCGTGGGCGACGGTCATCCCGCTGGCCATCCTGTGCCTGGCCCTCGGGACCATCTTCGGTGCGGCCGAGGTGATCACCGTGGCCTTCGCCGAGGAGCAGGGCGCCAAGCAGTGGGCCGGCCCGTTGCTCACCGCCTGGGCCCTGGGCAGCCTGACCGCGGGCGTGGCCAGCGGTGTCGTGCCCTGGCGCACACCTCCCGCCACCCGCGCCATGTGGGGCACCGTGGCCCTGGCGCTGACCATGGCGCCACTGCCGTTCGTCGACTCGATGTGGGTGATGGCCGGACTCCTGCTGCTCAGCGGCATGGCCATCGCCCCCACCCTGATCGCCACCATGTCAGCGACCGAGGAGGCCGTTCCGGCCTCGCGGGTCACGGAGGGCATGTCGATCCTGCAGACGGGCATGGGCATCGGCATCGCGCCCGGTGCGGCCATCGCCGGGCTGGTGATCGACGCACACGGCGCCTCACCGGCCTACCTCGTGCCGCTGGCAGCCGGTCTCCTGGGCGCCGCCGCTGCAGCGTCGAGCCGACGGCCAGTAACCTCCTCGACATGA
- a CDS encoding trimeric intracellular cation channel family protein, whose amino-acid sequence MSSMPLLVTFDLLGIFVFAISGALVAVRKELDLFGVLVLAGTTGLGGGFLRDVLIDATPPAALTDWRYLLVPVGAGLITFVFHPALGRMESYVHVFDAFGLALFCVTGATKAMEYGVGPAPAALMGMVTGIGGGMARDLLAGRVPVVFRGELYATPALAGAAVVATLHWFEQPIWLVAVAGGGLCLVWRLVALRRNWQAPMPTGSSSV is encoded by the coding sequence ATGTCGTCGATGCCGCTTCTCGTCACGTTCGACCTGCTCGGCATCTTCGTGTTCGCGATCTCGGGAGCCCTGGTCGCCGTCCGCAAGGAGTTGGACCTCTTCGGCGTCCTCGTGCTGGCGGGCACCACCGGGCTCGGCGGAGGCTTCCTGCGCGACGTGCTGATCGATGCGACCCCTCCGGCCGCGCTGACGGACTGGCGCTACCTCCTGGTCCCGGTCGGTGCGGGGCTGATCACCTTCGTGTTCCACCCGGCTCTGGGTCGGATGGAGTCCTACGTGCACGTCTTCGACGCGTTCGGGTTGGCCCTCTTCTGCGTCACGGGTGCGACCAAGGCGATGGAGTACGGCGTGGGGCCGGCGCCGGCCGCGCTGATGGGCATGGTCACCGGCATCGGTGGCGGCATGGCCCGTGACCTGCTGGCCGGCCGGGTGCCGGTGGTCTTCCGCGGGGAGCTCTACGCGACCCCGGCCCTGGCGGGGGCCGCCGTGGTGGCGACGCTGCACTGGTTCGAGCAGCCGATCTGGTTGGTGGCCGTCGCCGGGGGCGGCCTCTGCCTGGTCTGGCGGCTCGTGGCGCTCCGGCGCAACTGGCAGGCGCCGATGCCGACGGGCTCCTCCAGCGTCTGA
- a CDS encoding ferrochelatase, with amino-acid sequence MHPDPLPYDALLLVSFGGPEKADDVVPFLENVTRGRGIPRERLVEVGEHYFGFGGRSPINDQNRELLAAIREDLAGAGIDLPVYWGNRNWDPYLTDALEEMKADGVTRAACFVTSAYSSYSGCRQYRENLAEAAAAVEGAPRLDRLRHYFNHPGFLTAMVDSTLTALSELPDAEREDAHLVFVTHSIPISMDDASGPEGGAYVAQHRSVMQEIVERVRLETGHRHRHELVYCSRSGAPHIPWLEPDVNDHLATLAAEDGPPVVVIPIGFISDHMEVVYDLDTEAAATAEKLGLTFVRAATAGIDPRFVAMVRDLLLERAATERGEEVVRASEGGLAPCWDVCAAGCCANPRGPLPALGGLD; translated from the coding sequence ATGCACCCCGATCCGCTTCCCTACGACGCACTCCTCCTGGTCTCGTTCGGGGGGCCGGAGAAGGCCGACGACGTCGTCCCGTTCCTCGAGAACGTCACCCGAGGCCGGGGCATCCCCCGCGAGCGACTGGTCGAGGTGGGGGAGCACTACTTCGGCTTCGGTGGCCGCTCTCCGATCAACGACCAGAATCGTGAGCTCCTGGCCGCCATCCGCGAGGACCTCGCCGGCGCCGGCATCGACCTGCCGGTCTACTGGGGCAACCGCAACTGGGATCCCTACCTGACCGACGCGCTCGAGGAGATGAAGGCGGACGGCGTGACCCGCGCCGCCTGCTTCGTCACGTCGGCGTACTCGTCGTACTCCGGGTGCCGCCAGTACCGCGAGAACCTGGCCGAGGCCGCCGCCGCGGTCGAGGGGGCTCCGCGACTGGACCGGTTGCGCCACTACTTCAACCACCCGGGCTTCCTCACCGCGATGGTCGACTCGACGCTGACCGCCCTGTCGGAGCTGCCGGACGCGGAGCGCGAGGACGCCCACCTCGTCTTCGTCACCCACTCGATCCCCATCTCGATGGACGACGCGAGCGGCCCGGAGGGAGGGGCGTACGTCGCCCAGCACCGCAGCGTGATGCAGGAGATCGTCGAGCGGGTGCGCCTCGAGACCGGCCACCGCCACCGGCACGAGCTGGTCTACTGCTCGCGGTCCGGCGCCCCGCACATCCCGTGGCTCGAGCCCGACGTCAACGACCACCTCGCCACGCTCGCCGCGGAGGACGGGCCTCCGGTCGTGGTGATTCCGATCGGCTTCATCTCCGACCACATGGAGGTGGTCTACGACCTCGACACCGAGGCCGCGGCCACCGCCGAGAAGCTCGGGCTGACCTTCGTCCGCGCGGCCACGGCCGGCATCGACCCCCGGTTCGTGGCGATGGTCCGCGACCTGCTGCTGGAGCGTGCCGCCACCGAACGTGGCGAGGAGGTGGTCCGCGCCAGTGAGGGCGGTCTCGCGCCCTGCTGGGACGTCTGCGCGGCCGGTTGCTGCGCCAACCCCCGCGGACCGTTGCCAGCCCTCGGCGGGCTGGACTAG
- a CDS encoding nucleotide pyrophosphatase/phosphodiesterase family protein, with the protein MNAGFVEPAYGSRSLGDVVPAVAAALGSPLGALPSALTLPEASGYVVFLVDGLGQRLLERYAHAAPYLSEIAATPGTAGVPSTTATSLTSLGTGLTPGQHGLVGFTARVPGTDTLLNHLFWDQDVDPVEWQPHPTAFDHLSSAGVHVTAVNRRAFVNSGLTRSGHRGANFVGADNVAERLAGVLDAAGRSPSLTYVYDGDLDHTGHKHGIASREWLQELSAIDDAAERMREALPGSVRLVVVADHGMVDSPQSSRVDVDDRLQLRDGLALMGGEARFRHLYCRPGAVADVVTTWQEVLGDRASVLTRDEVIERGWLGPVESRVRARLGDVMVACHGDTAVVSTRDFAYENTLVGLHGSLTPDEMTIPIIVD; encoded by the coding sequence GTGAACGCGGGGTTCGTCGAGCCCGCCTACGGAAGTCGCTCACTCGGCGACGTGGTTCCGGCGGTCGCCGCTGCCCTGGGTTCACCACTCGGCGCGCTGCCTTCCGCCCTCACCCTCCCGGAGGCCAGCGGCTACGTCGTCTTCCTCGTGGACGGGCTCGGGCAGCGACTCCTCGAGCGCTACGCCCACGCCGCGCCGTACCTCTCGGAGATCGCGGCGACCCCGGGCACGGCCGGGGTGCCGTCGACCACGGCCACGTCGCTCACGTCGCTGGGCACCGGGCTGACGCCCGGGCAGCACGGCCTGGTGGGGTTCACCGCTCGGGTCCCGGGCACCGACACGTTGCTCAACCACCTGTTCTGGGACCAGGACGTCGACCCCGTCGAGTGGCAACCCCACCCGACGGCGTTCGACCACCTGTCATCGGCCGGCGTGCACGTGACCGCGGTGAACCGACGCGCGTTCGTGAACTCGGGCCTGACCCGCTCCGGTCATCGTGGCGCGAACTTCGTGGGTGCGGACAACGTGGCGGAACGACTGGCCGGCGTGCTCGACGCGGCGGGCCGATCGCCCTCGCTGACCTATGTCTACGACGGCGACCTCGACCACACCGGCCACAAGCACGGCATCGCTTCGCGCGAGTGGCTGCAGGAGCTCTCCGCCATCGACGACGCGGCCGAGCGGATGCGGGAGGCGTTGCCCGGCTCCGTGCGCCTCGTGGTGGTCGCCGACCACGGCATGGTCGACAGTCCCCAGTCCTCGCGAGTGGACGTCGATGACCGCCTGCAGCTGCGTGACGGCCTCGCGCTGATGGGTGGCGAGGCCCGGTTCCGCCACCTCTACTGCCGCCCCGGAGCCGTGGCCGACGTGGTGACCACCTGGCAGGAGGTGCTCGGCGACCGGGCCAGCGTCCTCACCCGTGACGAGGTGATCGAGCGTGGCTGGCTCGGCCCGGTCGAGTCGCGGGTCCGCGCACGGCTCGGCGACGTCATGGTCGCCTGCCACGGTGACACCGCGGTGGTCTCGACCCGCGACTTCGCCTACGAGAACACCTTGGTCGGGTTGCACGGCTCCCTGACCCCCGACGAGATGACCATCCCGATCATCGTCGACTGA